The Osmerus eperlanus chromosome 12, fOsmEpe2.1, whole genome shotgun sequence genome has a segment encoding these proteins:
- the tekt3 gene encoding tektin-3, whose product MELMGSTLTATYARPKTSHFLPAISTMASSYRGHQPALAMSHSANQPWRTNTYYRTGSAIPNFSSLQRDNLELVRANTTLYPSNRSALTTRYTPNDWYMSNQSNYRESESSRNSAERLRKDTIRLMQDKEQLTRRTQETTSRNIGERLNDIVFWRSELHHEIDNMVSEIAALTEVKRRLERALAETEGPLQVSQECLYHREKRMSIDLVHDGVEKDLIREVEVIKSCQERMRRHLDRAVAQLASNRASQHELERDLNDKVTAQRIDDRCHHLRNTSDGIGYYRGIDRLDPSLSLPDSWSKFTDDNLLHSQSQRVASHKLRDEIEVLMNATSSEMWNQFNKVNIAFTGRMSETSDAKNSLQTHLAKTLQEIFQTEMLIESLKKALRDKENPLRVAQTRLEERTRRPNVELCRDNPHHRLISEVREIEDTIHKLRERLQEAENTLQTLVKTKATLEHDLSVKANSLFLDQEKCMSMRKTFPSMPRLVGYT is encoded by the exons ATGGAGCTGATGGGATCCACGCTAACGGCTACATATGCCCGTCCCAAAACCAGTCACTTCCTCCCTGCCATCTCCACCATGGCGTCCAGCTACCGCGGCCACCAACCGGCCCTGGCCATGAGCCACAGTGCCAACCAGCCCTGGAGGACCAACACCTACTACAGGACAGGGAGTGCCATCCccaacttctcctccctccagagggATAACCTCGAACTGGTCCGGGCCAACACCACCTTATACCCATCCAACAGGTCTGCCTTGACCACTCGCTACACCCCAAACGACTGGTACATGTCCAACCAGAGCAACTACAGGGAGTCGGAGTCTTCCAGAAACAGCGCGGAGAGACTGAGGAAGGACACCATCAGGCTTATGCAGGATAAGGAGCAGCTGACCCGACGCACGCAGGAGACCACCAGCAGGAACATCGGGGAGCGCCTCAACGACATCGTCTTCTGGAGGTCGGAGTTGCACCACGAGATCGACAACATGGTGAGCGAGATAGCGGCCCTCAccgaggtgaagaggaggctggagagagcgcTGGCCGAGACGGAGGGACCGCTCCAG GTGTCTCAGGAGTGCTTATaccacagggagaagaggatgtCCATCGACCTGGTGCATGACGGCGTGGAGAAAGATCTCATCAGG GAAGTAGAGGTCATCAAGTCATGCCAGGAGAGGATGAGACGGCATCTGGACAGAGCCGTCGCCCAGCTGGC GTCGAACCGAGCGTCCCAACACgagctggagagagacctgAACGACAAGGTGACCGCCCAGAGGATAGACGACAGGTGCCACCACCTTAGGAACACGTCGGATGGGATCGGCTACTACAGGGGGATCGACAGACTGGACCCCTC GCTGTCCTTGCCCGACTCGTGGTCCAAGTTCACGGACGACAACCTTCTCCACTCCCAAAGCCAGCGTGTGGCCTCACACAAGCTCCGGGATGAGATTGAGGTTTTAATGAACGCCACGTCCAGTGAGATGTGGAACCAGTTCAACAAGGTCAACATAGCCTTCACAGGCCGCATGTCGGAGACATCTGACGCCAAGAACAGCCTTCAGACCCATCTGGCCAAG ACCCTCCAGGAGATCTTCCAGACGGAGATGCTGATTGAGTCCCTGAAGAAGGCGCTGAGAGACAAGGAGAACCCCCTGAGGGTGGCCCAgaccaggctggaggagaggacacgGAGGCCTAACGTGGAGCTCTGCAGAGACAACCCCCATCACAG ACTGATCAGTGAGGTGAGGGAGATCGAGGACACCATCCACAAGCTGCGCGAGAGGCTGCAGGAGGCAGAGAACACCCTGCAGACGCTGGTCAAGACCAAGGCCACCCTGGAACATGACCTGTCCGTCAAGGCCAACTCCCTCTTCCTGGACCAGGAGAAGTGCATGAGCATGCGCAAAACCTTCCCCAGCATGCCACGCCTGGTGGGCTACACCTAG